The Allorhodopirellula heiligendammensis genome includes a window with the following:
- a CDS encoding prepilin-type N-terminal cleavage/methylation domain-containing protein — protein sequence MSHFLNHPRRLHRHPSHRGFTLVEMLIAMAITLIMMAAVARAFAFVGERVRDSRGNVSLSSELRDVTTRLNDELRNCTVTLTPVGGNEADPNGYFLYYEGPMTDATTTISGRYNNQIEEGSIVAQDSRFGDLDDYLAFTAISPPGAWFTGQVPAYLLNDALDPSAGSATEVAANTPVVIRSRYAEIVYFVNPERDGLGNIIDADGDLIADRLMLYRRVLLIRPDLNLSTNDTLLRIGATANWLNGMAPVHQVADLSVRRQLNTDGSPGTGVIANSLADLAQPHHRFGHVRIPWGTVSAWGGAGGATGYSMPVLALEDLTVGGLLLSDNGTPPAYRPPPQNTSTTAIAPAATNVPVITPMRMSGYLHRDFVLTGDRRGEDVVANNVRALDVQIFDPTAAFYLSSNGLVVGPSDAGYREVLSGPTSAPIPTAVPGGGFVDLAYPVLAGGATRGWGDLTISRSPSATSGLLTANLEPGGSDSLNVQRMQSTFSGLEFVTGAAAFPTTTSEKTYSNALLKSGRLVIMNGRIVLFQPAFDTYTSAYERDSYYQNRRFNSPLFMGTKWEPFNTADLSITDLAADGIDTNSSLFPGQFGTDDPSERETSAPFLETPQAIRVTVRLENVGTRQLRQMSVVHSDSL from the coding sequence ATGTCGCATTTCTTGAACCACCCTCGTCGTCTTCACCGCCACCCTTCACATCGGGGTTTCACCCTTGTTGAGATGCTCATCGCGATGGCGATCACGCTGATCATGATGGCGGCGGTGGCACGCGCTTTCGCGTTCGTGGGTGAGCGGGTGCGTGATAGCCGCGGCAATGTGTCGTTGTCGAGTGAACTGCGTGATGTCACGACACGACTCAACGATGAACTGCGAAACTGTACCGTCACACTCACGCCCGTCGGTGGCAACGAAGCCGATCCCAACGGGTACTTCTTGTACTACGAGGGGCCGATGACGGATGCGACGACTACGATTTCCGGTCGCTATAACAATCAAATTGAGGAAGGCTCGATAGTCGCTCAAGACAGCCGATTTGGTGATCTCGATGACTACCTCGCCTTCACCGCGATCTCACCGCCGGGTGCTTGGTTCACGGGCCAAGTGCCAGCTTATTTGCTGAATGATGCACTCGATCCCAGTGCCGGGTCGGCGACAGAAGTCGCTGCCAACACGCCCGTCGTGATTCGTTCGCGGTATGCGGAAATCGTCTACTTTGTCAATCCAGAACGGGACGGCCTCGGCAATATCATCGATGCGGATGGTGATCTGATCGCCGATCGTCTGATGCTATATCGTCGCGTCCTCTTGATCCGCCCCGATTTGAACTTGAGCACCAACGATACGCTACTGCGAATCGGTGCGACCGCGAATTGGTTGAACGGCATGGCACCGGTTCATCAGGTCGCTGACCTTTCGGTACGCCGGCAACTCAATACCGATGGATCTCCTGGAACGGGGGTGATTGCCAATTCACTCGCCGACCTGGCACAGCCTCACCATCGCTTTGGACACGTCCGGATCCCATGGGGCACGGTAAGTGCATGGGGTGGCGCAGGCGGCGCGACGGGTTACTCGATGCCGGTGCTGGCGTTGGAAGACCTCACCGTGGGCGGACTGCTGCTATCGGACAACGGGACACCGCCGGCTTACCGTCCGCCCCCGCAGAACACCAGCACCACAGCGATCGCGCCCGCGGCGACCAATGTCCCCGTGATCACCCCCATGAGAATGAGCGGATATTTACACCGTGATTTCGTGCTAACAGGTGATCGTCGTGGCGAAGACGTGGTCGCCAACAACGTCCGCGCTCTCGACGTGCAGATCTTCGATCCGACCGCCGCGTTCTATCTCTCCTCCAACGGTTTGGTCGTCGGCCCCAGTGACGCGGGCTACCGGGAGGTATTGTCTGGTCCAACGAGTGCACCGATTCCCACGGCGGTACCCGGGGGCGGATTCGTCGACTTGGCTTATCCGGTGCTCGCTGGCGGCGCCACGCGCGGGTGGGGAGACCTAACGATCTCAAGGTCTCCCAGTGCAACCTCGGGACTGCTCACAGCAAACTTGGAGCCCGGAGGCAGCGATAGCCTCAATGTCCAACGCATGCAATCAACTTTTTCTGGCTTGGAATTCGTAACCGGTGCAGCAGCATTCCCTACCACCACGTCGGAAAAGACGTACAGCAATGCTCTGCTAAAATCGGGTCGATTGGTGATCATGAATGGTCGCATCGTGTTGTTCCAGCCCGCCTTTGACACCTACACGTCGGCGTATGAAAGGGACTCCTACTATCAGAACCGACGTTTCAATTCGCCGCTGTTCATGGGAACCAAATGGGAACCGTTCAATACTGCTGATCTCAGCATCACCGACTTGGCAGCCGATGGGATTGATACCAATTCGTCGCTGTTCCCTGGTCAATTCGGTACCGACGATCCGAGCGAACGAGAAACCTCGGCGCCGTTCTTAGAGACTCCCCAAGCGATCCGTGTGACCGTGCGGTTGGAGAATGTGGGCACACGCCAGCTACGGCAGATGTCGGTCGTCCACAGTGATTCACTCTGA
- a CDS encoding GxxExxY protein, with translation MAEILFKEESYQIMGAMFEVYKEMGCGFLEPVYQECIELELADRGTPFVAQVQLKLNYKHHLLRSKYIPDAICYEKIVLELKAVKSITDEHRAQVHNYLKATAYRLGIIVNFGHYPKLQYERIVR, from the coding sequence ATGGCAGAAATACTATTCAAAGAGGAAAGTTACCAAATCATGGGGGCGATGTTCGAGGTTTATAAAGAGATGGGCTGTGGTTTCCTTGAACCGGTCTATCAAGAATGCATCGAACTCGAATTGGCGGATCGAGGCACCCCTTTTGTCGCCCAAGTTCAGTTAAAGCTAAATTACAAACATCACCTCCTAAGATCAAAGTACATCCCAGACGCCATCTGCTATGAGAAGATCGTTTTAGAACTCAAAGCTGTCAAATCGATAACCGACGAGCATCGTGCCCAAGTTCACAATTACCTAAAAGCAACCGCATATCGTCTTGGCATCATCGTGAACTTCGGTCACTATCCAAAACTGCAATACGAACGAATCGTCCGCTAG
- the csrA gene encoding carbon storage regulator CsrA gives MLVLSRKKNESIIINNDIKIVVVEIRGDKVRLGVEAPREVPVHRHEVYEAIQRSNEASDSSVEG, from the coding sequence ATGTTGGTTTTGTCAAGAAAGAAGAACGAAAGCATCATCATCAATAACGATATCAAAATCGTTGTTGTTGAAATCCGCGGCGACAAAGTTCGTCTGGGGGTTGAGGCCCCGCGTGAGGTGCCCGTTCATCGACACGAAGTCTACGAAGCGATCCAGCGTTCCAACGAAGCCTCCGATAGCTCCGTCGAGGGTTAG
- a CDS encoding TlpA family protein disulfide reductase: MQKYRFKEIVATYWQTHRLRFASVGLTTLALTGCGRPEPSTDAAPAATTGEMSGTQHLAEGSSSLTAESLPPPTASPELSPPVGVDDTADQPPSSENAPPPRIPAIDGASQRPQLRPDWGPGELNAFLGDIDREMGALINGQAGNTDPRAVQEEVVRLVALKRVAAERLSEHPDGTERDRVTGRRGVLQALSHLASMGDLKAAEELQAIAEDSRNSPDTALRSDSQLVLIGLGIESLRHGKSDAAAHVMDLAHELLEGDQRVDVATLMVLGQAKDTLLQYEYQAEAEEIRDLITDRFGDAQDAEVARMAAMIASSGFSQANSALEHLDQLRQQIVATATTASSNTPDEHHSTMPVEVSAWQAAIKDVLSTPADLLTVEFLCGASLEAEAVGRNDIAAATYDVLQRQFADRQDAIGRVARTALRARENRQAVIGREFDPDLPTVSGQPVKMADYRGKIVLMPFWSSAFPNSLAVLPNLQEIQAKYPDRVSIVGMNLDVAGTDVEGFMQRDGLSFPSFRSESDPSAEIVNEVAYRFGAVTLLFVAIMDAEGKVVHLNFSGEDLMPEVQKRIR; the protein is encoded by the coding sequence GTGCAAAAGTATCGGTTCAAAGAGATCGTTGCGACCTATTGGCAGACGCATCGATTGCGATTCGCGAGCGTGGGACTGACCACATTAGCATTAACAGGTTGTGGACGACCGGAGCCGTCGACAGACGCTGCTCCTGCGGCAACCACTGGCGAGATGTCGGGCACTCAGCATCTGGCTGAAGGCAGCTCGTCTCTGACAGCGGAATCGTTGCCGCCGCCGACTGCGTCTCCCGAGCTGTCACCACCGGTTGGCGTAGACGACACGGCTGATCAGCCGCCCTCCAGCGAAAATGCGCCTCCACCCCGCATTCCGGCGATCGATGGGGCGAGTCAACGCCCTCAGCTTCGACCTGATTGGGGCCCCGGAGAGCTGAACGCTTTTCTGGGAGATATTGATCGTGAAATGGGAGCCTTGATCAATGGGCAGGCCGGCAACACAGACCCGCGCGCCGTCCAGGAAGAGGTCGTGCGTCTTGTCGCGTTAAAACGAGTTGCCGCCGAGCGTTTAAGTGAACACCCCGATGGGACTGAACGCGATCGCGTCACCGGTCGCCGTGGTGTATTGCAAGCCCTTTCCCACTTGGCGTCCATGGGTGACTTGAAAGCCGCCGAGGAGCTGCAGGCGATTGCTGAGGACTCTCGCAATTCGCCCGACACGGCTCTGCGGTCAGATAGTCAATTGGTGCTCATTGGCCTGGGGATTGAATCTCTCCGCCATGGCAAATCGGATGCCGCCGCCCACGTGATGGATCTCGCGCACGAGTTACTCGAGGGTGATCAACGTGTTGATGTCGCCACGCTGATGGTGCTCGGACAGGCCAAGGACACGCTCCTGCAGTATGAGTACCAGGCAGAAGCCGAGGAGATTCGGGATCTGATCACTGATCGGTTTGGAGACGCTCAAGACGCCGAGGTCGCTCGCATGGCGGCAATGATCGCGTCATCTGGATTCTCACAGGCCAATTCGGCGCTCGAACATCTCGACCAACTCCGCCAGCAAATCGTGGCGACCGCCACGACTGCCTCAAGCAACACTCCCGACGAGCATCATTCGACAATGCCGGTCGAGGTATCGGCGTGGCAAGCGGCCATCAAAGACGTGCTATCGACGCCAGCGGACCTGTTGACGGTCGAGTTTCTTTGCGGCGCAAGTTTGGAGGCCGAAGCGGTGGGTCGAAATGATATCGCTGCGGCCACTTACGACGTGCTGCAGCGGCAATTCGCTGACCGCCAAGACGCAATCGGACGGGTCGCGAGGACCGCGCTGCGTGCCCGTGAGAATCGCCAGGCGGTGATCGGCCGCGAATTTGACCCGGATCTCCCGACAGTCAGTGGACAGCCCGTAAAGATGGCCGACTACCGAGGTAAAATCGTCCTGATGCCGTTTTGGTCGAGTGCCTTCCCCAATTCGCTGGCGGTCCTGCCAAACCTGCAGGAAATCCAGGCGAAGTATCCCGACCGCGTCTCGATCGTAGGGATGAACCTCGACGTGGCGGGCACGGACGTGGAAGGATTCATGCAGCGGGACGGACTGAGTTTCCCGAGCTTCCGCAGTGAGTCCGATCCCAGTGCCGAGATCGTTAACGAGGTAGCGTACCGGTTCGGTGCCGTGACACTGCTGTTCGTTGCGATCATGGATGCCGAGGGAAAAGTCGTTCATCTCAATTTTTCGGGTGAAGATTTGATGCCAGAAGTCCAAAAGCGGATTCGTTAA